ATTACCTGCAGTCGGTGCAACAGTCTCCAAACCGTGTAAATAACGGAAAGGCTTCCTCGCCAGCGGACACCTCGCTAGCAGGCACAGCCCGTTCGTTTCTTGAGCGTTGTGCCGAACCAGTCAAAAGCTTCAAAACTGATTCGCTTGATCAACTTCGACTTGGCAATCAAACACAAGTCGGCGGGCAACGTCATCTGCAGCTGGTTTCCATCAGCGCTGGTGATCAGTCTTCGTGGCATCGAGATTGGGATAACGGAGCGATTGGCAGTTCGCTGAATCTTCCTCTGCCGAAACCTGTAATGGCCAAGCCGACTCCGGTATCGATCTCAGTCGCCACCATGCCGCTGGAATACTACGATTACACAACGTTTGTGCAATCGGGGCAGTCATTTGGCAGTGGCACGTCCATTTCAGAAGGCTATGCCTTTGACGATCCGACCCGTTCGGCGATGACCAGTCACAGTGATCGATCAGAATTCCGACCGATCTTCGTATCGACGACGACGGGGCCAGCGCCGTTATCAAATTCGATGGCTAGTCATTCGTCTTGTGCGGTTGGCTGTGGAACGTCTCAACCGATCAGTTCGATGGCTGGCTGCCAAGTTTGTTCAGGATCCACACCAACAGGATCCACGCCAACGGGGGTCACAGGAGGTGGCTTCGGGCAACCGATGTCTGGATTTGGATTTGCTGGTGGTAGCGGCGGCTTTGTTCCGCCGTCTGGACTGACAGGGCTCGCCAGCACCATGCTGTTTCCCGAAGATCCGATTGGTGTTGTCACTACAAACAGCGGCACAATCGGTGGAGCCACTTCGACGTCGAATTCGACGACGGGGCAAGACGATGATGACGACATCACGCAGCCCCCATCCGATGGCCCGGCAGCCGTGCCGGAGCCCAGTGGGGCGTTGGTTGCGTTGTTCGGTTTAGCCATGTTTGGGATGACCCGACGCAGGAACTCGGCGATCAACCGATAGGGTTGCTGACGCTCCGATAAGTCGAAACCTAGGGTTGGATCGACTGGAAAGCCGGGTTCCAGCTCTGCCACTTGCGGCAATAAACGGGCTCTGGCATCTTGCAGGGTTGTGAAGATCAATCTACGGTCATCGCCAGATTGAACGCTCCTTTTCAGCACACCCAAAGACCCATGGCCTACGACAAACAAGATCTGCTCCGTTTGCTTGAATCCGAAGCACTGCAGCGAGGGGAGTTTACCCTCGCCAGCGGCAAGAAAGCGTCGTACTACCTGGATTGCCGCAAGATCACACTGCATCCCAAGGGTGCCAACCTCGTTGCAGAAGGCATGCTGGAAGTCATCAAAGCTGGCGGAGAACTTCCCGCTGCGGTGGGGGGGATGGCTATCGGTGCCGATCCGATCACCGCATCCATTGTCACCCTCGCCGGTCAGCAAGATTTGCCTCTGAAAGGGTTCATGGTTCGCAAAGAACCCAAAGGCCACGGAATGGGGCAGCAAGTCGAAGGGCCTGTCGAGCCTGGTCAAGAGGTTGTGATCGTCGAAGATGTGATCACGAGTGGCGGAAGCGCGTTGAAGGCTGTTGACGCGGCCGAAGCATTTGGGTTAAAGGTCCGAGAAGTCATTGGCATCATTGATCGGTTGGCTGGCGGTGAAGAGGCATTTGCCAAACGCGGGCTGACTTTAAAGACCCTGTCCACGATTCGCGATTTCGGCATCGAGCCGGAGTAAGCCGATCGGACGTACCCGATCGTAGGACGGCGGCCCTGCGATACAGCCCACCGTAGTCGATGGAAACGACGCTCCACCAACAACTGAAACTTCACTATGCGAATGATGAATCGCAAACTGAAGTTCTGATGGGGCGTTACCGTATCGACGCGGTTCGGCAGGACGAACTGATCGAAATTCAGTGCGCTTCACTTTCTGCGATTCGTGGGAAGGTCAAAACGCTTCTAAAGCGACACACGGTGCGGGTTGTCAAACCGGTGGTGCACCGAATTCGCATCGCAAAAAAGAAGACCAAGCGATCGAAGATTTCGTCGTATCGCTTGAGCCCCAAACGAGGCGAATTGATCGATGTTTTTGATGATCTGATTTATTTCACCCGCGTCTTTCCACACGAAAACTTGGTTCTCGAGCTGCCGTTTGTCAACGTGCAGCAAACGCGTGTTCCCGCCGCCCGAAAACG
The Stieleria sp. JC731 genome window above contains:
- a CDS encoding PEP-CTERM sorting domain-containing protein, with the translated sequence MARIAVLLVCILALSGQSVHGGVINSSLGDHYLQSVQQSPNRVNNGKASSPADTSLAGTARSFLERCAEPVKSFKTDSLDQLRLGNQTQVGGQRHLQLVSISAGDQSSWHRDWDNGAIGSSLNLPLPKPVMAKPTPVSISVATMPLEYYDYTTFVQSGQSFGSGTSISEGYAFDDPTRSAMTSHSDRSEFRPIFVSTTTGPAPLSNSMASHSSCAVGCGTSQPISSMAGCQVCSGSTPTGSTPTGVTGGGFGQPMSGFGFAGGSGGFVPPSGLTGLASTMLFPEDPIGVVTTNSGTIGGATSTSNSTTGQDDDDDITQPPSDGPAAVPEPSGALVALFGLAMFGMTRRRNSAINR
- the pyrE gene encoding orotate phosphoribosyltransferase, with product MAYDKQDLLRLLESEALQRGEFTLASGKKASYYLDCRKITLHPKGANLVAEGMLEVIKAGGELPAAVGGMAIGADPITASIVTLAGQQDLPLKGFMVRKEPKGHGMGQQVEGPVEPGQEVVIVEDVITSGGSALKAVDAAEAFGLKVREVIGIIDRLAGGEEAFAKRGLTLKTLSTIRDFGIEPE